gcaaataataatatatagtccattctttcacggtttttgctctaaattttaaagaaccgcttggattgacatgaaatttggcatacgtatagcttacatgtcgaagaaaaaaagtgatattgtgccgatgtgtgcttttgccctaggggtgactttcaccccctcttgggggtgaaaaaatatatgtccaaaataagtccggaaatgggtaaactgaacaattttaagtaacttttgttctatagagctttttcgtcaagtcaacacttttcgagatatttgcgagtgaatatgttcatttttttaacaaaataaccacatttttagacggtttttcgcaaataactcaaaaagtaagtattttgtgaaaaaaacgttcttagcaaaaatatagcctataaaaaagtaaaaaaatggagTACGCGTTGgttctctggatctcgtagaaccagagttatagccaatgaaaaatagattcatattcaccaaatttcaaatagaatatttcgacgtaaaatattcaaaaaattaagcactttttgggaaaaatccattataacttttttaaagtgtttaaaaaaatttttaaaaatttaaattttgaaaaagatgctttttttcaaaataacttaaaacttgttagagataccaaaaatctcgaaaaacaaaaaagtcagatttgcttttctgaatatcatgtattttttttgtttttctgttagacaaaaatttattgaggtttggtgtttctaaatttgcatacattcgtgatcagtgactcgttcaaccccttttaaatacagcactttcaataataaggactttgaaccgatgaaacttacagatcatataaacaatatatacacgagtcaagaaattTGTGAAGTCAAGAAATTTGTGAGTCAAGAAATTTGTGAAGAAAtgaacgattaagttcatttaagatactaattagggggtgattttctcgatttttttaccaaaactaaaagggactaactttattttgagcgtaacttgtttaattttgatactagaatttttttccataaaacaaaaatgaagcttttattaaacactttaaataagttgtaatgagttttccccgaaatgtgcttcatttttggttatttcacgttaaaatattctatttggaatttgacgaatatgaaccaatatttcattagctataactctgcttgtaCTAGGTGTAGAgccgtgatatatacaccattcttttaaattttttacaggctatatttttgctaagaatgttttttcgacaaaatgcttatgagttatttgcgaaaaaccgtctaaaagcgtggttattttgttgaaaaaatgaacatattcactgccaaataactcgaaaagtattgacttagtgaaaaaactctatagaacaaaagttacttaaaattagccagtttatcgatttcctgactttctttggacgaatattttttcacctccaagagggggtgaaaaccacccccagggcaaaagtacatatcggcacaatatcactttttttctttgacttgttagctaggtgtatgccaaatttcatgtcaatccaagcggttctttaaaatttagaggttttgcaatattttaccgttaatgaatggactaataagaaatattgtgcatttaatggtagaagcatataatttagaccacacatattacacatacaaagattcaaatttagatatgaggccattcAAAAtgaatggcgggcattcaaaatgaatctgtcgcccataggtacctacatgtgaacatacgtagtgcatttattaaatggcaattaacataactaaaaagttcaaaatatttcctaaaaaatatgtttacactctttttaatggcggtattacctttttgataaatttatatatacagggtgaaagaattgaaaaagaaacaacatatttttacatcaaaaaacagtaaaaacacaacttctggtaaaccgattctttcggttcaagacctcgttcttactcatcaaaaaagaacctatataccaaatttggttgaaatctgacatctcgttcaaaagttatcgtgctattagtcacatacgtACAGTCGCCATTACGAATTCTCGCCacttttgtaaaaggaacaaaaactgagatggcctcatatctaaatttgaacctctgtatctgtagtatatgtggttaaaattatatgcttctaccgttaaatgcacaataattattataatatttgcacgaatctgtcgcacataggtacatgtgaagatacgttatgcatttattaaatggtataCTGGTAAATATATAACGGTAAATGGTAATATTTATTAAGagaacataactaaaaagttcaaaatatttcataaaaaatatttttacactcttttcaatggcggtattaactttttgaaaaattaatacctacagggtgaaaaaattgaaaaaaaaacaacatatttttacataaaaaccaggaaaacacaatttctggtaaatcgattcgcccggttcaagacctcaatcttatacatcaaaaaaagaacctatataccaaatttggttgaaatctgacgtctcgttcaaaagttatcgtgctattagtcacatattatgtatagtcgccattttgaacgcccgccatttttgtaaaaggcaaaatctgagatggcctcatatctaaatttgaacctttatatgtgtagtatatgtggtccaaattatatgcttctatcattaaatgcacaattgtttcacatatcggctgcactaattATGGCTATAAATTTCTGTCGATTGGTCTGGAATAAATCGATGTGAACTATTTCCAGTGATTTAGTAGGAGTTGGTGTAAtcataaatttttttgagagtttTTTGAGAATGCAGGACAGACAAATAATCGAAAATACGAATTGAAACGTGGAAACATTTTGACACGTTGCAAGGTGAGCcggatagctcaggcggtagaGTGTCTGACTTCCATACAGAAGGCCGGGGATTGAATCCGATCGCAGGCAAGAATATCtagatattttcaaaatatctacaGGCCCCAGGTCGATTCAGCCTGAATTAAATGAATATCCTTGGTAAAACCAGGGCCAACAATAGGCGGTTGCAGCGTAGCATTGACCCTGTTACTTTCCTTGTATACCGCATAGTCCCAAGAGATAGAAGACTGCTATGATCTCAATGCCCCACGAACGATGTAAGGGAAGACTGCTATTACAAGCTTAGCATTATACTTgttttacttattttttgttcttacttATTTTTCTGGGATTCGGTTGAATGTAGTATTATTGGTAACCAATGGTAATGCGTTTAAGTTCCCGATTGCGTAAGTTGTGTTGTTTACGTTTTTAAAAGTTCTAGTATCTATTATTATGAGCTGGCCATTGGTGTAGATATTGTGCAGTATTACACTGCTTTAACCGAAACCATTCTCGGTTTTCTCAATATGGTATATTGTTTGCAccgaatgattcaaaaaatcttCTATTCAGCAGGAAGTCGCGGACAATACAGTAATTTTCTTGTCTCTTATGATGTCATACTAATTTTTAAAGACTTTGCTTATGCTTTCGCGTTTTATTCTATTCTGAGGTGGATAAGTTGCCTTGCTCTCTGTTTCGGCTACAATTTACTAATTTCGTTATTCATATCtgttctccattccttcctatttcTACATTTTTCTTTCCATTGCTTTATTCTCGTGATTTCTATGTAGTTTTCCATGTCATATCATCATATTTTTCTCGGTCTCCCTTGGTTTCTTCGTTGAATTGGGATTCCGTTAGCTGATCTGATAATGGTCATATCTATTCCACGCGTTTCGATTTAATACCTCTCACTAGATTTTCGTTTTTCAACTCTTTATCTGTGTATATCCGCATAAGGTGACATCAGGTCTTGGGAGTGTTTTcattattttaatttcaaatctATCGTAACCAACAATAAGATATATGTACAAATACTGCTCCTTAGGCCGCTTACAAACGAATCACTTTTTGAAGTCTAAGTCGGCAGCAATAAGTCGAGCGTTTGTGGTTGTATGTCGCTATTGAAGTCGTCATTTAGCAATACGCATTTCCTTTTCACACGGGCGACAGAAGTTGTAGTGCAGTGGAGAAAAGGCCTCTGTGAAAAGAAAATGCGTTTTGCATTCGTGTTGACGACAAATGACGACTTCAAGTAGCGACAGACAACCACAGACGCTCGACTTTTTGCTGCCGATTTCGACTTCAAAAAGTGGTTCATTTGTAAGCGGTCTAATACATGGTATCTTCCACAACCGTCTTCGATGTGTTTCGTGAGATTTAGAATTTGTGAAAGATATTCTCAAACTACTTTGGAACTCTATTGGTTATCTCGCTTTCAAGCATGCAGAACAACAGAGCAAAAATACCGGCCgatagaaaaacaaaaagaaaacaaatgattttattaaaaaaatttaacaatataCTTAATGTTAAGAAACCTATTAGCAGTTGCATACAACTCATTTTGCaggcaatttttttattttaccacATAATAGCCAATAGGTTTTAATActgattttctgttttttttatatataaatatgattactagacttaggcaaatatgcaaataaaaaggtgTGAAATATGCGcgtaaatatgcagtattttactcAAAAAGATGCatgttttttttagaaaatatgcatattataataaaaaaatatttacagtatcTTCACATATTTTCTTAATTAACATGTAGGTACTATATGTATTTTACAAACTAAGCTTATGTACAGTCGGAATAATGAAAGAATAcacatgaacgaacatataaaacacgctgtattttcctgtcaccgtgtcacacaaaaaattggccagcgcaagtacatgtaataattattgttacatgtacttgcactggacaattttctttgtgacacggtgacaggaaaatgcagtgtgttttatatgttcgttcatgggtattctttaattttttcgactgtaattaaatatttaaaaattttaacaaataataGATATTTATGAtacaagtgttaaaagtacacgtttaaggcaagCATGTGAAAGTTTCAagtgcaattcacatgagtgccttaaaaatgtactttttaacactcATATCATACAATAATtcttctacaaacgtaattacaggacaatatctacaacaacttttacttgaacttgactaacattccatttttatatttttttgacattacatcaaaattgcagtgccttaaaaattttaaagcactagtgccttaaagtagcatttttaacgctcttGTGGAGTGCTAAAAactgcatttttaacacggttgtagaaaaatgatattattttgaatCGTGGTAGGTTTTCTGAAGCTAGTTTTTAATGtaccctaacttttttattatccaacataagcgaacaaagaaaaaaaaaaaagaatattaagaaaacctgaggctataattggattttaatttcagtattttataaatgctagaatattccacagggtgttacgaactttgagaaaaaaatacacTTTGATTGGtccactcggtatacaatgaacatttatctgtttagcaatatcattattacattattattattatataatattttgtattttgacaacggcacccgatttgggcgtcgaaacgttaataaaattatttttttcattttaattgtggcttatttcccatataaataattaatcataaaaatgccacaaggaaatagcttcagaacaacatcattATTACAGTGCTAATGCTAAATAATAttgctataaaatatttaaaaaaatcacttaaatcggacacaggtttaggaaattcgagatatcaaaTATGACCAATTTTGTGGGCCACCCGTTTATTTATGACGCACAGTgtagtttgattttatgaatgacactgAACTgtttattttcggcattttcaaagcacaattATCATTCACAATTATAAAGACACGAATTCACGGcctattttacaacaaaagtaaAATGTGCCGTCAAAATTAAAGTTTTCCCATACCAAAAATTTGAATACTAGAGATTATAAAACAAAGTGaaatattgagatttccaagctatttgttacatgaatataaatatatagggtgtcccaaaagtagtggaacggtcgaatatttcgcgaactaaacatcggatcgaaaaactgaaaaatacctgtccaatcattttcaaaaatctatccagtgacaccaaacaccaacccccgttacaccccctggaggtggggtggggggtaactttaaaatctcaaatggaaacccctagtttttcttgcagattttaattcgttacgtaaaagtaagcaacttttattcaagacattttttcgaactgtggatagatggcgctataatgggaaaaaacgatttatcctgataccataggtaaattatagaaactgtctaatatctcgagaaatacacttccaaatgagaaactaaaatagaggtttttaatattcttcgaaaacctatcgataaacgcCACCATggccctccaacccaccccctggaggtggggtggggggtaaatttaaaatcttaaatagcaatccCCACTTTTAATTGCAGATTCGatttcgtcatgaaaaattaagcaatatttattcgaaacattttttcaaattgctgatagatggcgataataaatcgtattttgccaattaaagcgccatctatcaacaattctaaaaaatgtttcgaataaatgttgcttaatttttcatgacaaatccgaatctgtaataaaaagtgggggttgctatttaagattttaaagttaccccccaaccccacctccagtgggtgggttggagggtcatgtttggtgtttatcgataggttttcaaaaaatattaaaaacctcttttttagtttctcatttggaagtgtatttctcgagatattaggccgtttctataatttacctatggtatcaggataaatcgtttttcccaattatagcgccatctatccacagtttgaaaaaatatcttgaataaaagttgcttacttttacgtaacgaatcccaaactgcaagaaaaactaggggtttccatttgagattttaaagttaccccccaccccacctcctggaggtgtagtgggggttggtgtttaatgtcactggatagatttttgaaaatgattgaacacatatttttcagtttttcgatccgatgtttagttcgcgaaatattcgaccgttccactacttttgggacactctgtatatgtatAGTTACAATCAAAATTTCATACTATCTGCACTTTCTGCAAACTTTaactaaaaatatgcaaaattgggacatttttgcattttttaatgCATagtatgcaaaatatgcaatttgcatatttgacTAAGTCTAATGATTACTATTACATCCGAGGAAAAAACTGATCAAAACGTGTTTAAACGTGATTACCCAGTATTAATAAATGTTACAAATCCATCGTGTATCGACAGATAAAAACACAGGACACAGTACCAGCTGTGCTATGACTTTGGAGGCATACAAATTCATTTGGATTACAAACTTGTGTGTCTTTGTTCCAGACAAAAACACAAAGGATACAAGGATATTTACTATGTAATATTCGTCTAAGCATTaggataaaaaagaaaattatatcaCAGCTTGGAAAATGTAAGAAAACAACAATGAGCCACAAATACTTCAAAAATGaggaacaatataaaaaaattaattaaaataaaaaactggaactAAAAACCTACATTCGGAAAGGGCTATTTTATTGTAGCATTTTTATTGGTATACTGTCTTTAATGGGAATTAACTACTTACAATACGTTCACTTTGACGCCGCAGAGTGCTCCAAAACAGTGTGGttcatcaaagttaaattttttctaaaagaacaccctatatttgatAAGATTTTTGAATTgtccttaaaaaataagctatactctTATAAGGGTTCTCTATGTAGGTTATACAGGGTggtttgatttatttcgatttttctaaaaatgtatggttttagaaaaaattagatatctacgaatctaagaattaGAGATAtcctacaaaaaattttattataataaaaatatatttttaaataagacaGTCTTttattaagataagaaaattttGTTCTCATTTGTTTCTTAGATCTGACATTGTCAGAAAAACCGAAATACATCAAAACACCCAGTATTTAGGCATAGGGAACCCTTACAAAAGTATAGCTTATGTTTTAAGGACAATTCAAATACGTTAtcaaatatagggtgttttatatgaaaaaatataactttgatatacctaccaatcttttttggagcaccctgtataattcacattatttttaaattatggtattAACGAGCTATATAACCctttggtgaaatttttttatatatcaagtcgttttccgtacagagaccgacgCGTATAGGTATATAGGATactttgtatacagggtgtaacaaaaatacaggtcataaattaaataacatattccgggaccaaaaatagtttgattgaacctaacttaccttagtacaaatgtgcacataaaaaaagttatagcctcttgaagttacaaaataaaaatcgattttttccgatatattgaaaagtattagagattttttattgaaaatggacctGTGGCATTCATATGGCAGAAAAATCTTTAAGAAAATATAAAAGTggaatttgtgcaccccataataattttatgggggttttgttcccttaaaccaccccaaatatttgtgtgagttccaattaaattattattgtggtactattggttaaataaaatatttttaaaacttttttgtctgtttgtaatttttcgataagtcagtttttatcgagatattttgaacatttgtaagaTCCAACACAAATTTTTACATGGTAAGTAAGATTATCGAGACCTGATAATAGTATGAGAATTTATTgtgaatttacattttttaggtacattttgaaacacagtaatatctcgataacaaatcgtttatcgaaaaaatactaagaggcgaaaaagttttaaaatcattgtgtttaactagtggtaccacaataattatttaattggaacgtacacaaacatttggtgcatttaagggagcaaaacccccatacaatttttatgtaagcatattaaaaaagaagccgcatctcgattaaaactggcttatcgaaaaaatactaagaggcaaaaatcttttaaaaacattgtgtttaactaatggtaccgcagtaataatttaattggaatgtacacaaaagtttgggggggggggggaggggtttaaaggaacaaaaccctcataaaatttttatcgggTGTACAAATTCACTGTCATTTTTTTTTGAGATGTACCTACCATAAGAAAACCATATGTCCATTttctaactttttttatgtgcacatttatactaaggtaagataggttcaatcgaactatttttggtcccagaatatgtgatttaatttatgtcctgtatttttgttacaccctgtataataaacgTGTTTTCAACTGGAATTGTGATTAGTTCCCACCAAAGACAGTAACCAATTCAAAATGGTGTGTATATCTCAAGAAACAGTGAAAGAACTGGATAACTAGGGATCAAAACTGAATATGAAGTAATTGCAGAAAAGCATAGAATAGAGGAACGATATCAAATAATTGGAAGAGGAATATTTACGCAAAAGAAAGGAAAATGATCAAATGAAAATTGATCTAGAACCTTTTGGGGAACCGTTACGAAGAAAACATCGATAGTGTTAAGTAGGCGAGGAATTTTGTAATCATTAGACGCAACTTTAAGTTGCTGAAAGAAATGAGATACAAAACAACAGTTGTTTTTAAGATTTACGAGATCTGAAGCCACTTTAATGATATCAGATAATGATCGTCAATACAACAGACTTTAAAGAAAATCACCATAAGCTGCTATAACAAAAACGTTTCGTATCCTTTCTATATTTAACTATAACCTGTTTTGTTTCTATTCTTTTCTCATAAATCAACTAAATCTCGGCTCTctaattatttaattttgcacAGCAAATTTTTACATCGTTATACCCAGTATAACTAACACTTCTTCAATTCCCACACATGTTATCACTGGTCGGCAGATTGTCTGCTAACAAGGCTGTAAATACGTCTAGAGGACAGAACTCCTTACACCCTGGCATCTCCACCAACCTCAAACCGGACCCATCCCactttttgtaaaatattttgaaCCCATACACGCCTCTGATCTGGTGTAGCTCCATGGCGACGTAGGCGCCATATGTAGGGATGTGTTTCTCGAATATCCTCAAAGCTATCATCAGATACGACAGCGTACTTTCGTGGGCCGAGTAGAGGTACATCTTTCTGCCCAGTTTGCGGTGATCGGCGATCTTAGCTTTGGTATCGTCGAGGAGTTTCTTCAAGAAGTTTCCGATGGCAATTCTTCGCATATCTGCTGTGCCCATCGCTATATAGTACTCTTCGGGAAAGAGTTTGGTCATCGGTTCCGGCCATACAGATTTTGTCCAATCAGGTAATTTCAGACCGAATTCCTCTTCAGTAGATAGACCGAAATGTAAATTGTAAATGCCTTTAAAGGTTGTGATGTTCAAACCAGTATGTTCAGATATGTACTTAAAGGTTTCACCGTGCTTCATAAACTTTTCTTGAACAGACGGTCGActagtgtattttttataaagttcCGAATACTTCGGACAGTTGCTTCCCAAAAGTATCTACAAAAAAAGTAACAATTAGTTTCAAAATAGATATGAATATGGATTAACAGTTGCTTGGATTAAGGGTCATTcgggaataaaaggcaatgacatagttgacaattttgctaaatcagcttatgtgatcggagaaaaaataaacaaaaatttaattccagcttcagatattgatagttttagcagacaaaaacttaaaaataattggcaattgcattacagagaatgtaatactggctcaaattttgctcaatgtaaccctaggatattctcaaaaagatggttttatacagaatataacagacattttgtaaagaccattaatcggctgagagccaatcatgctcttaagccatattacatgcatagaatcggcttgtcagatactcctaattgtacttgtggcaaaatcggagatctaacacatgtcatattagaatgtcatttaaacataaataacataaacgacctttataaggaattaaaagatttaaaatgttttttcccaataaaccttaatactttaatatttataaatgatatggaaattcgtcatctcatttataaaaatgttaaattatgtaaatacaagttgtaaacgtaatataataggcataatttgttaatgtggtttgaaaaaataaaaaaaaatatataaaaaaacacataataaaataataacaaaaaaaaaataaattaaaaaaaataaaaaaaaaagaaaaaaatagaaacaaaaataaaaaaagaatagaaaaaaaagaagtaaaaaaaagtgtttcgcacaaattaaaatatatattaaaaaaacagtaaaataattaaaaaaaaaaaaataaaaaaaagctacacaatgtaccaatgtacagttgagtccgcgagtctttacccgtgcgtcattaatacctgaagagataaaacacatacagtggaacctcgataactcggattaatcgggaccgcgaccgatgcggcttatcgaaaatccgagatagccggagaatatggtaaaaattaataaaatacggtatacttacagataaactccgttagaatttacataacatgaaatatatttataaatatgcacagtacctactcattaaaattactaaaaaaaaaacaccaaacccaaacgtaagcaaatggaagcgaacaatacaagacacacaatactaaagaccattgtttataaaagaattttttaaatagtctttcctaaacaatgctgacagtttgaaataaaaaggaatagatactacagacaggtggctgttgtttctgcggcgtgtgctatgagtcattttcaATATCGtacagttcaaattacacacatacacattatctctcaaatattatattacatacatttttattgttgaaaggtttgtctgataattaactattttgattggaaataagccacaattaaattgaaaaatacaaaatattgaaaatcaaaatgtttatctgatgaaaatcggtccgggttagccggacttccgggttatcggaggccgacttatcggggttccactgtactttttatctagcatcattctcttccacgcatgaaactcatgacaaaccagctgccgtttgttattaagtaacaacacatgttatttttatgaaccatctagactcagtgcattgaaaagagataggtacacaaaaagacgattcggtatgttttcatattttaagcacaatttgtttgacgtttctgctttgtttacttttgtggctgtcaatcagttgaattttttgcggtttttgtcgaatttttgcgttttgaagtttctttatattacacaaatagttgttttcacaactaattttatattgggctttgaaattttaaggtaaataattatattttggcaattaatatttaaaacatacaaagctaaataacgtcattcacacagtaaagaaatgattgtgtttagatttccgtcaaagtgaataaaataacaaaaataaaatatgttactgaatttttttataaattgtttatttatttataaatcaataataatataagaatttattaagctacttcaaatgtagctgtaattctgcacaaaaattttgaagcaaaacttacatttgacattctatatattatttgataacgtcaaattttataataaaacccgtaatcggaacagtagccacttgctgtcacttgttgttgcgtgaaatagatttccgacttatttcgtacgctttaaatgatgacgcacgggtaaagactcgcggactcaactgtatctaTAAAAATTATATTGTAGGATGTgcttatgtttataagaaatttatgactatgaatctgcaatcaatcacaaacaagtctggctaattggctctgccaaagccatttttcaaaaaaaaaaaaaagaatatggaTGATTATAAACTCACATCGTCTTGCTTGACAGGGAAGTAGTTATACGGCACTGGCTGCCAAGGCATCCCTAAAACTTCATCTTCTTTTCTTGGTGGGAACAGTCCGGCCAAGACTAATTCCAACGACATTTTGGTACGATTGTAATGGGTACTTCTTGCGTCTATCAGTTGTGGGTAGTAGTAATCTCCCAGAAAACGGTCGTATCTCTTACGAAGTTCCAGACCCACCAAGTATTGTTTGCGTTTGCCAGCCTAAAATGCAGTAAATAGCTACAAAATCTATATATTTAAAAGATTATCTTTATTTTCAAAGGAGAAACCAGTGATtgatttatacagagtgtccagaaactttaccgacaaatgaatacagga
This genomic window from Diabrotica virgifera virgifera chromosome 1, PGI_DIABVI_V3a contains:
- the LOC126879269 gene encoding venom acid phosphatase Acph-1-like, encoding MWDRFFGSVLARALLHIVLFNCCVAFNDFSDEDYNTAFPNHEDEGSLKMVVVMFRHGNRTPDGEEELYPRDPYLNKTYFPYGLGQLTNAGKRKQYLVGLELRKRYDRFLGDYYYPQLIDARSTHYNRTKMSLELVLAGLFPPRKEDEVLGMPWQPVPYNYFPVKQDDILLGSNCPKYSELYKKYTSRPSVQEKFMKHGETFKYISEHTGLNITTFKGIYNLHFGLSTEEEFGLKLPDWTKSVWPEPMTKLFPEEYYIAMGTADMRRIAIGNFLKKLLDDTKAKIADHRKLGRKMYLYSAHESTLSYLMIALRIFEKHIPTYGAYVAMELHQIRGVYGFKIFYKKWDGSGLRLVEMPGCKEFCPLDVFTALLADNLPTSDNMCGN